In Vreelandella piezotolerans, one genomic interval encodes:
- a CDS encoding ABC transporter permease subunit, whose translation MIRSHRRPSFTTVMLVLGLLFLYLPMVVLVVYSFNESRLVTVWAGFSTQWYGELFRDQQILSAVWTSLKIAFFAASMAVCLGTVAAFVMTRYGHFRGKTALSSMVTAPLVMPEVITGLSLLLLFVQMAQLIGWPADRGMATIWIAHTTFCSAYVAVVVAARLREVDRSIEEAAMDLGSPPVKTFFFVTLPVISPALAAGWLLAFTLSLDDLVIASFVSGPGANTLPMVVFSSVRMGVSPKINALATLIILTVSLATLLAWYFMRRSEAKRQAAMQQAEGA comes from the coding sequence ATGATCAGATCGCATCGGCGCCCAAGTTTTACCACCGTGATGCTGGTGCTGGGGCTGCTGTTTTTGTACCTACCCATGGTCGTTCTGGTGGTGTATTCGTTCAACGAATCACGCCTGGTGACGGTGTGGGCCGGGTTCTCCACCCAGTGGTACGGTGAGCTATTCCGCGACCAGCAGATTTTGTCGGCGGTGTGGACCAGTTTGAAAATTGCCTTCTTTGCCGCCAGCATGGCGGTGTGCCTGGGAACGGTAGCGGCCTTCGTCATGACCCGCTACGGACATTTTCGAGGTAAAACGGCACTCTCGAGCATGGTGACTGCGCCGCTGGTGATGCCGGAAGTCATCACCGGTCTGTCGCTGCTGCTGCTGTTCGTGCAAATGGCGCAGCTAATAGGTTGGCCTGCTGACCGTGGCATGGCGACCATTTGGATCGCCCACACTACGTTTTGTAGTGCCTACGTGGCGGTGGTGGTCGCCGCTCGCCTGCGGGAAGTGGACCGCTCCATCGAGGAAGCGGCGATGGATTTGGGCTCGCCCCCGGTCAAGACGTTCTTCTTCGTGACGCTCCCGGTGATCTCCCCGGCGCTTGCCGCTGGCTGGTTGCTGGCGTTTACCCTCTCGCTGGATGACTTGGTCATTGCCAGCTTTGTGTCGGGCCCGGGTGCGAACACGCTGCCGATGGTGGTGTTCTCATCGGTACGGATGGGCGTGTCGCCGAAGATCAACGCGTTGGCGACGTTGATCATTTTGACGGTGTCGTTGGCGACGCTGCTGGCGTGGTATTTCATGCGCCGCAGCGAGGCCAAGCGTCAGGCGGCCATGCAGCAGGCCGAAGGGGCTTGA
- a CDS encoding CPXCG motif-containing cysteine-rich protein has protein sequence MQDDALIHHDFHCPYCDTPLTFVIDISQGSHDTWEDCHQCCAPIQLQAIVSPMTGELEAVITGRDDDVL, from the coding sequence ATGCAAGACGACGCGTTGATCCATCACGATTTTCACTGCCCTTATTGTGACACCCCGCTCACCTTCGTGATCGACATCTCACAGGGCAGCCATGATACCTGGGAAGATTGTCATCAGTGCTGTGCGCCCATCCAACTTCAAGCCATCGTTTCGCCGATGACCGGCGAGCTAGAAGCCGTCATCACCGGCCGTGATGACGACGTGCTCTAG
- a CDS encoding DUF3617 domain-containing protein: MAVAALAAFPMVAQADTPNLTPGEWEFVSVTSVSGDMQIPDQTETERQCITQAELEGAEFGFIEEEEGCELLDQEMNADGLSYSMVCRAEGGEATIDGEMRFMGEQIEGTVDILTQSPMGELTMNTTIEGERIGNCE, from the coding sequence ATGGCAGTTGCGGCCCTAGCGGCCTTCCCAATGGTCGCCCAGGCAGATACACCGAATTTGACGCCCGGCGAGTGGGAGTTCGTCAGCGTAACTAGCGTCAGTGGCGATATGCAGATTCCCGATCAAACCGAAACCGAGCGTCAGTGCATTACCCAGGCAGAACTGGAAGGCGCTGAGTTCGGTTTCATCGAAGAGGAAGAGGGCTGCGAGCTGCTGGACCAAGAGATGAATGCCGATGGCCTCTCCTACAGCATGGTATGCCGCGCAGAGGGTGGCGAAGCCACCATCGATGGCGAAATGCGCTTCATGGGTGAGCAGATCGAAGGCACCGTGGATATTCTGACGCAGTCGCCCATGGGCGAACTGACCATGAACACGACGATCGAAGGCGAGCGTATCGGTAACTGCGAATAA